In one Drosophila pseudoobscura strain MV-25-SWS-2005 chromosome X, UCI_Dpse_MV25, whole genome shotgun sequence genomic region, the following are encoded:
- the sesB gene encoding ADP,ATP carrier protein — protein sequence MGKDFDAIGFVKDFAAGGISAAVSKTAVAPIERVKLLLQVQHISKQISPDKQYKGMVDCFIRIPKEQGFSSFWRGNLANVIRYFPTQALNFAFKDKYKQVFLGGVDKNTQFWRYFMGNLASGGAAGATSLCFVYPLDFARTRLAADTGKGGQREFTGLGNCLTKIFKSDGLVGLYRGFGVSVQGIIIYRAAYFGFYDTARGMLPDPKNTPIYISWAIAQAVTTVAGIVSYPFDTVRRRMMMQSGRKATEIIYKNTLHCWATIAKQEGSGAFFKGAFSNVLRGTGGAFVLVLYDEIKKVL from the exons ATGGGCAAGGATTTCGATGCTATTGGATTCGTCAAGGACTTCGCTGCCGGAGGCATCTCCGCAGCCGTCTCAAAGACTGCCGTCGCCCCCATCGAGCGTGTGAAGCTGCTTCTGCAGGTTCAGCACATCTCGAAACAAATCAGCCCCGATAAGCAATACAAGGGTATGGTTGATTGCTTTATCCGCATTCCAAAGGAACAGGGTTTTAGCTCGTTCTGGCGTGGTAACTTGGCCAATGTCATCAGATACTTCCCAACCCAGGCCCTGAACTTTGCCTTCAAGGACAAGTACAAGCAG GTCTTCCTGGGTGGTGTTGACAAGAACACCCAGTTCTGGCGTTACTTCATGGGTAACTTGGCCTCCGGCGGCGCTGCTGGTGCCACCTCTCTGTGCTTCGTCTACCCCTTGGACTTTGCCCGTACTCG CTTGGCTGCTGACACTGGCAAGGGTGGCCAGCGTGAATTCACCGGTCTGGGCAACTGCTTGACCAAGATCTTCAAGAGTGACGGTCTCGTTGGATTGTACCGCGGCTTCGGTGTGTCCGTGCAGGGTATCATCATCTACCGTGCTGCCTACTTCGGCTTCTACGATACCGCTCGCGGTATGTTGCCCGACCCCAAGAACACCCCCATCTACATCAGCTGGGCCATCGCTCAGGCTGTGACAACCGTCGCTGGTATTGTGTCCTATCCATTCGATACCGTGCGTCGTCGCATGATGATGCAGTCTGGTCGCAAGGCCACCGAGATCATCTACAAGAACACACTGCACTGCTGGGCAACCATTGCCAAGCAGGAAGGCAGTGGCGCCTTCTTCAAGGGCGCCTTCTCCAACGTTCTCAGAGGCACTGGCGGTGCTTTCGTGCTTGTGTTGTACGATGAGATCAAGAAGGTcttgtaa
- the LOC4815285 gene encoding uncharacterized protein, with the protein MVETVVNVERTTTTTTNGPPGGPSSGDGGFWSAIRLNIDYFRTLPGIIKIVEFVLGIICMALAAPPLNSATSFFMFVIVISFIITILLIAAYFLGIREALNVAVNWIFSELITTAVLTLLYFIGFIVQLARWSESADKGSGSNTAAGVFGLFNFLAYAAGTYFLFLAHRSGATH; encoded by the exons ATGGTCGAGACCGTGGTCAATGTGGAGCGCAcgacaacaactacaacaaatggCCCACCCGGCGGACCATCATCCGGCGATGGGGGCTTCTGGAGCGCCATACGGCTCAATATTGACTATTTCCGCACCCTGCCGGGCATCATCAAGATTGTGGAATTC GTGCTGGGCATTATTTGCATGGCCCTGGCCGCCCCGCCACTAAACTCGGCCACCTCGTTCTTTATGTTCGTGATCGTCATCTCGTTCATCATCACGATCCTGCTGATCGCCGCCTACTTCCTGGGCATACGCGAGGCCCTCAATGTGGCCgtcaactggatattctcg GAGCTGATCACCACCGCTGTGCTGACGCTGCTGTACTTCATTGGCTTCATTGTTCAGCTGGCCAGATGGTCGGAGTCCGCGGACAAGGGCAGCGGCTCCAACACGGCCGCCGGCGTCTTTGGGCTGTTCAACTTCTTGGCCTATGCGGCGGGCACGTACTTCCTGTTCCTCGCCCACAGATCGGGAGCTACCCATTAG
- the Ant2 gene encoding ADP,ATP carrier protein, producing the protein MGDEGGGGGGKSKDFKGFMMDFMMGGVSAAIAKTAVAPIERVKLILQVQEVSKQIAQDQRYKGIIDCFIRIPKEQGFSSLWRGNLANVIRYFPTQALNFAFKDVYKTVFLGGVDKHKQFWRHFMGNLASGGAAGATSLCFVYPLDFARTRLAADVGKGGSREFNGLIDCLVKVVKTDGPIGLYRGFIVSVQGIVIYRASYFGFYDTCRDFLPNPKSTPFYVSWAIAQVVTTVAGIASYPFDTVRRRMMMQSGLKKSEMVYKNTAHCWLMIAKQEGMAAFFKGALSNVIRGTGGALVLAIYDEFKKYF; encoded by the exons ATGGGTGACgaaggcggcggcggtggtgggaAAAGCAAGGACTTTAAGGGCTTCATGATGGACTTCATGATGGGCGGCGTATCGGCGGCCATTGCCAAGACAGCGGTGGCGCCCATTGAGCGCGTGAAGCTGATTCTCCAGGTGCAGGAGGTGTCCAAGCAGATAGCCCAGGATCAGCGCTACAAGGGCATCATAGACTGCTTCATTCGCATACCCAAGGAGCAGGGATTCTCGTCGCTCTGGCGCGGCAACTTGGCCAATGTGATACGTTACTTTCCCACTCAGGCCCTTAACTTTGCCTTCAAAGATGTGTACAAAACG GTCTTCCTCGGTGGCGTGGACAAGCACAAGCAGTTCTGGCGTCATTTCATGGGCAATTTAGCTTCTGGCGGTGCGGCGGGTGCCACCTCGTTGTGCTTCGTTTATCCACTGGATTTTGCCCGAACACG TCTGGCCGCTGACGTGGGCAAGGGCGGTAGCCGTGAGTTCAACGGCCTCATTGATTGTCTGGTGAAGGTGGTAAAGACGGATGGTCCCATCGGACTGTATCGCGGATTCATTGTGTCCGTGCAGGGCATCGTCATCTATCGAGCGTCGTACTTTGGCTTCTATGACACGTGCCGCGACTTCTTGCCCAATCCGAAGAGCACGCCCTTCTATGTGAGCTGGGCCATTGCCCAGGTGGTCACCACTGTCGCCGGCATTGCCTCCTATCCCTTCGACACGGTCCGGCGTCGCATGATGATGCAGTCAGGCCTGAAAAAGTCCGAGATGGTGTATAAGAACACGGCCCACTGCTGGCTGATGATTGCCAAGCAGGAGGGCATGGCCGCCTTCTTCAAAGGCGCCCTGTCGAACGTCATTCGCGGCACAGGCGGGGCCCTGGTGCTAGCCATTTACGACGAGTTCAAGAAGTACTTTTAG